TAACCACGGGATTTGAAGAGATCGAAGCCATGACCACTATTGATATTCTTAGACGATGTAATGTTAAAGTGACTGTTACTGGTTTAGTACCCGAACCCGTTGATGGCGCTCATGAAATAAAAATTATTCCTGATATATCGATCGAAGAAATAAATTTGCATGATTTCGATGCAGTAATATTGCCTGGCGGAGCTCCTGGATATCAAAATCTTAGAGATGATCCAAGAGTGATCCAGATTGTAAAAGAAGCATTTGAGCAGGGTAAGATTGTTGCTGCTATTTGTGGCGCTCCTGCGGTACTTTCTGATGCTGGCATTATCAAAGATAAAAAATGCACAATATATCCTGGCATGGAAGAAGAGCTAAAGAAAGGTGGAGGCCTACCTCAAAAAGATATCGTTGTGATAGATGGCAATGTGGTCACAAGCAAAGGACCTGCGACAGCTCTTCCATTTGCTCTAGCTTTGGCAGAAATAATGATGGGAAAAGAAATCGCTCAGAATACT
This portion of the Candidatus Bathyarchaeota archaeon genome encodes:
- a CDS encoding DJ-1/PfpI family protein, which produces MPNALMLLTTGFEEIEAMTTIDILRRCNVKVTVTGLVPEPVDGAHEIKIIPDISIEEINLHDFDAVILPGGAPGYQNLRDDPRVIQIVKEAFEQGKIVAAICGAPAVLSDAGIIKDKKCTIYPGMEEELKKGGGLPQKDIVVIDGNVVTSKGPATALPFALALAEIMMGKEIAQNTRKNTLSDLVLAD